Within Mesoplodon densirostris isolate mMesDen1 chromosome 13, mMesDen1 primary haplotype, whole genome shotgun sequence, the genomic segment ACCACTGGCCGCTCAGGGATGATGAAGCCAAACTCCCTCATGTACCTGCACAGCCGGAGGTCCCGGAGAGCCATCAGGGCGGGCAGCCAGGCCAGCGGACCCCAGCCAGGGCCCCCGAGACGCGGAGCTCACATACCTCTCGACGAAGCCTGCCCCAAAGTCGCCCGCTCTGGGTGAGCGGGCAGTGGCTGGGTGCTGGTGGGCGGACACCATCAGGGCACAGTCCGTGCCCTGGTAGCGCAGGTGCAGGAAGCTCTCGGTGCTGATCTGGGCCCTGCAACGGtgatggggggcgggggcacTCGCACTGGAGACCCTTGAGGACACCTAGTCCACCCCTCCCTGACTGCTGCCGAAGAGGCCCCAAGTGAAGTGGCTAGGATGCCGCCGGCCCCCCACCTGGCCCGGCAGCCCCTGGAGCCCCACCTGGGGAAGCCCTGGGCCCGCAGGGTGTCCACACACTGCTCCTCCAGGCGGCTCAGTCTCTGGTCCAGCTGCACAAAGGTCTCAGGAGCgtagggcagggagcagggctcCTGTGCCTCGTGTACCACATCTGCCAGGGCCAGCCCCAGTGCTGACAGCAGCCCACTGTGCCTAGGGGGACAGGGGCCGCACAGAGAAAGGGTGGGGTGCCTCCCAAAGTGGCCCCCCAGCCCCAGAACACACGCACCACACCCAGACACACCTATGAATGTGCACGGTGTCCATGCCCAGGGCCCGGGCGATGGCGCAAGCGTGCTGCCCACCAGCTCCCCCAAAGCAAGCCAGCACGTGGGCCGAGGGGTCGTGGCCTCGTGCCTGGGGAGCCAGAAGCGGATCAGTGGTCTACCCTGCCCCGCCCGGCCCTCCCccatcctgccccccacccccgggcaaGGGGAAAGGCGGCTGTACCTGCGTAAGTGCACGGATGGGCCGGCACATGGCCTCGTTGGCCACACGCACAAACCCCATGGCCACCTCCTCCAGGCTCAGTGGGGAGGCCGGACAAGGCCCATTGGTCAGGAAGCTGTTGACCTCAGTGGCTACAGCCTCCAGGGCCTTTCGGGATGCCTCCGGGGACAGTGACTGGTCCTCTCCCGGCCCAAAAATGTGGGGGAAGGAGGCAGGCAGCAGGCGACCCAGGACCAGATTAGCATCCGTCAGGGTCGCAGGGCCTCCTGGGAGGTGTGCACGGTGTGGGGCTGGAGGTGAGCGCCGGGAGCGGGCaatgggggtggggctgaggggtgggctgggcctgggccgcGTGGGAAGGGGGCTGGCAGGGCACATGCCACCTCTTACCTTTGCGGTAGCAGGCGGGGCCAGGGTGGGCTCCTGCAGACTCTGGCCCCACCACGAAGAGGCCTGACCTTTGGAGAGGGAAattggaggtggaggtgggttgggaggcagggctgggggccccGCCCAGGTGCGGGATGGGGCGGACCTGAAGAAGAGGCGGGAGCCCCCACCAGCTGCCACGGTGTTGATGTCCAGCTGGGGGGCCTGGAGAGTGACCCCAGCTGTGCTGGCCTCGAAGACGTGCTCAAATTCGCCAGCATAGCGGCTCACGTCGGTAGACGTGCCTGGTGGGAGACGGGGTGGTAAGGAGTCATCCCACAGACCTGGATGCCTGACGTTGCCCAGCCCAGCATCTGAGGCTCCCCCGGACCCCTCATACCTCCCATGTCAAAGCCGATGACAGGATGGCCACCCTCCACCTGGTAGGTGGTGGCTGAGTAACCAACCACGCCCCCAGCAGGGCCCGAGAGCACAGCGCGGGAGCCATTGAAGGAGTCCATGGGTGCCAGGCCGCCATCAGAGCGCATGAACAGCACCTGCACGTCCTGTGGGCGGGCAGGTGGGCAGTGAGGGGCGGGGCGGCACAGGGTGGGGGTGGCCAGGGGCGGGCAGGCGGGGGGCCTCACCTTGAGCTGACCCTGGAAGCCACGGCAGAAGCCCTGCACGTAGCGCTGGATGGTGGGTGTGAGGTAGGCGTCGGCGCAGGCAGTGTGCCCCCGAGGCACGATGCGCACCATGGGCATGGCCTCCGAGGACAGCGACACGTGTGTGAAGCCCAGCTCCCGGGCCAGGGCGCCCACCTGCTGCTCGTGCTGGGCCCACCTATGATGACGTCCGATTGCCGCTGAGCTACCTGCCCACCCGCTGGCCCCCCCGCCGCCCGCGCCCCCAGCCAGCCCACACTCACGTGTATGAGTGCATGAGCACCACGGCCAGGCTGTGGATGCCTCGGGACAGGAGCCCCTCCAGCTTCCCTCGCAGGCCCCCCAGGTCCACAGGCTGCTGCACCTCCAGCAGGTCCCCTGTGCGGCCTGCAGGGAAGCCCGCCGCTGCCCCATCAAAGGCCCATCTGGGCCTGTTGCCCTGCGCCCCAACACTCGGGCGTCCGTACCTTTCACGGGCGTCCCAGCACCTGGCTCCCCTCGATATAGCACCACACGCTCGTCCACTTCCAGCACCTCCTCGTACAGCCTCTCGGGCATGGGCACAGCCTGAGGGCAGGCAGAGGCTCAGAGCAGGCCCAGGCCTGAGGGTCCCTGCTGGGACCCTGCATGGGTGGGGCAATGCAGGTGAGCGGATGTGAACCAACAGGCCAGTCCACAGGCCCAGGAGACACAGTGAGACAGGGTGACACACTCAGAGCGGGTGGGAAGGCCCCCCCGGGGGGGCAGCTCTCTGCCCCCAGGCCTCTGAGTGCAGCCAAGTGCCCCACCCCCACAAAGGCAGCTCCTTCCCAGAACCCAGCAGTGGGGGTGAGGGTCAGGGTCCAAGACTGGGCGGAGCGGCAGACAGGCACAGGACAACAGGTGACCAGTCAGGGCTAAGGGGACGCAGCGTCCCACTGCGAGTGCCCAGAACCTCCTCTCTTATCAGCTGGTGGCCTTGGGCTGGCACTGACCCTTCCAAGGACCACCCTCCCTGAGGGGCCACGGCACTCCAGGGAAAACGTGTGCCACAGAGCTGGCCGCCTGCTGGCGTGAACTCACCAGGTCAAAGAGGTCAGCGCGGGCCTGGGTGCCCACGTGCAGCAGGTCTCGGAAGCCGCCAGTCACGAGCAGTGCCACCCGCTCCCCGCGCCGTTCCAGCAGCGCGTTGGTAGCTACGGTGGTGCCCATGCGGATGCTGGCGATGCGACTGGTGTCCAGAGGCCGGTCCCGTGGCAACAGCATGCCCCCCTCCTGGGAACCACGTGGTCAGCCATCAGGCCTCTGGCCCCAaggtccctccccaccccaccactcctCCCTGGCCACCTGCTCCAAGATGCGGCGGATGCCCTCAGTGGGTGCGTCCACATAGTTGGCGGGGTCTTCTGAGAGCAGCTTTAAGACCCTTACGTGCCCCCCTGGGCACTGGGCAAAGACATCTGTGAAGGTGCCTCCACGGTCGATGGCAAAGTGGAAGCGCCCCTCCGGGCTGCCCATGGTGACGGGGCTGGAGTCCAGCAGCGACTCTTCAGCCGGCAGTCCTGGGAGCCCTGGCCAGAGGCAGTGGGTCAGCAGGGAGGCCTGGGGGTCATCCACAGGTGGGCAGccctgggcagagctgggatggggAGAAGACAGGGATTCCACGCCCATGAGGGGCCCTGGGTGGAGCCAGAGCTGGGCAAGTCCTGCAGGGCCCCATGACCCCCCCTCCCCAAGTCCAGTGCGCAGGGTTGCAAGGGACCCCAGGGCCCGGAGCAGGCCTTTCAAAGGAGGAGGCGCGGCGGGAGCCCTCGGGCTGGGGTTTCTGGGCCCTTAAGCACGAAGAGGCACGTGGGTTGGGGGCTGGTGAGAAAAGGCCCACTTCCCAACTGCTCGACCTTGGAGCAGAGGCCCAGCGGGACTCGGGGACGGGGCGGAGCCTGCGCAGACCacggggcggggccgggaggcGAAGGGGAGCGGGCGGTGGGGGCGAGTGGGGTCCGGGAGTGCGGACAGGGGAGCGCGGAGGATCCTGGCGCGGGGCCCACCTGGCCTGTCGGCTCCGGTCGCTCGCCGTCCGTTTGGCCGCACTCGCTCCGGGCCCTGCGGCGCCCGCCCCCAGCCCGGAAGCGGCGCCCACCCCCCGCACGACCGGTCCCGGCGCGCCGGGCTCTCCGGTTGCGTCAGGCTCTCCGGTTGCGTCAGGCTCGGGTGGCCCGGAGCCGCCCCCTCCCTCGGCCGCGAGCTGCCCCGCGGACTGCGGGGCGGGGCCCGAGCTGGGCCGCGGGCGGCAGGCGTCTCCATCCAGATCCCCGGCGGGGCGGCGCTGTGCCGGCGCGGCCCCACCCCGCGGCCCGGCCCCCGGGCACCTGGGCTCTGCGGCCGTCCGGCCCTGCGCCGGTCCGGAGCTCGCTGACCGCGGGCGCCCCGGGTACCCTCTTCCAGGTACCCCGGGGCAGGCGGAGCCGGCTGCCCAGAAGACCTCGGACCGCGCCCCCCAGCGTGCGGCGGCTGTGGCGGCCCGAGGTGGGAGATGGGTGACGCGGGAGGGCAGAATTGAGTGGCCcgaccggggtggggggggcaggggggcgcCCTGCAGAAACCCCTCACACCCCATGGGCGTGCCAGGCGCTGTGGGCTGGGGGCCCTCCACACCGCCCTCCCAGGCCGACCGCGCGACGCTCGGGCTGATATCGCCAGACGCCGTGGTCAGTCTCGGGACCACGGGGCGGGTGGCTGCCCTTCCCCGGCCTGTTTCCCCGCGAGCTGAAAGCTGCCCGGGTGCCTGCCCAGGCCTGAGGTGGGCTGGAGCTGTGAGGGGCTCCCGCAAAGGAACGGTGGGGGATAGGGGGCTTCCCAAGCAGAGGAACAGCAGGTGAAGGGGCCACCTCACCTCGCGGGCCAGACCGGCAGCGACCCTGTCCATGCCCTGGCCCCATCCCACCCCAGGCTCTCCCGCTTCCTTGAGCCTTGCTGGCCCTTGATGCCTGCTTAGTTccgggaggagagagggaggtgggCTGCTGTGAGGGCACAGGGTCTGGGCCGCAACCGAGGCTGCGGCagggcccccccccccccggacTGCTGGCCTCCGGCCGTCTCCGTCCTCTGCACGATGGGGCAGTAAAGCGCAGCCTCACGGCTCCCTCGCGTCAGTCTAGCGCTGCTCTGAGGTCACTCTCTCAGAGATGTCACCTTCTCCCTGCTGCACCCCTAAAAGAGTCCCCAGACTCCATTCCTTGCCCCTTCCTCCACAGCACCTGTCAGACAGGACACGGCCGCATGGGAGCAGGGGTTTCTCCCACTTTTCGCTGTCCTGCATGGCCCAATGAGTGCAGCCTGTTGGTCCCTGAGGAGACCCCCACGGCCCTGGCCCACGCACCTCTTTCAGCATCCTTGAACTTGATGGTTCTGCGCTGGGGCAAGCGGGGGCTGGCGGTCACCTCGGCCAGGAGCCCGGAGCTGCAGAAGCTCAGGCTGCTGCCCCAGTTCCTAAGCACCAGCTTCAGCTCCTGGTTCTCCTGGATGAGCTGCACAAGCCGCCGCAGCTCTTGGTTCTCCTGTGCCAGCCGCTGGATCTCCTGCCCCAGGCCTGGAGTCCCCCTAGGAAGCCCCTCCTGGAGGACAGAAGCTTTTGCATCCCAGCCTAGGATGGCGGTGTTGCAGGTAGAGGGGTGTGAGATTCAGGCATCCTTCCCCACCCATCTGGCCACCCACTGGCCACCAGCTGCCCGTGCCAGGTTGTGGGGCTGGCTGACTGGGCACAGTCCCAGAGGCGGTCGTGGCCAGCACAGCATCTGAAGGGGTCAGGAGGGTGGATGTTTGAGCTGCCCTGAGGGAGGGGGCATGTCTGGCCCAACAGCAAAGGGGAGCTGGACTGTGGAGACTAAGGTGGGTCAGAGCTTGGGGGCGTGGGGTAAGCCAGTGAGCACCGTAGGGCGAGGCTGGAGGCAACAGTGGTCTTGCTGTCGGGGTGGCAGGGAGTGTCACTGTCACATGGAGGATGAGGCACCACATTCAGGGCCACAACCTCAGGgaatggtggggggagggcagggagcagggaggccccaggagacATTGAGGacagcaggttcctgggggcaGGGCGGCCGCCTCAAGGACAACAATTGGGTTTTCACTTGAGATCATATAGAGAACTTCTTTCCTCCACCCAATCTGTCTTCTAATGGGACGGCTCTGTGCAGTTGCCATTATTTTGTGTCATTTCTTCCATTATGATTATTGTTTATTTCACATCATCGTTTCCTTTTTGCGGGTCTGCTGTTTCCAGTTGTCAACCAGTAGTTTTCCTAGGATTTGCAtgtcctttccccactgctcCAGGGTGGCACGCTGGCAGGAAGTTCTCACTGCTGGGGGGATTCTCCACTGCTGGGGGGCCATGAGGCAGGACGTGTGGGCAGCCCCTAGGACCTGATATGTCATAGCCAAAATcttgaaagacaaagagaaaacttCAAGAGTCACAAGATAAAAATAACTTGTCACATATAAGAGAATACCATAAGATTCACACCTAACTTCTCACCAGAAACAATGGAGGCCAGGAGACAATGCGATGACAAACTCAAATCATTAAAACACTCAAGCAAGAGTCcaatattttggaaaatgatCTTTTGTAAattaaggtgaaataaagacagtccaaaataaacaaagagagAATCTGTTGTTAGCAGACCTaccttacaagaaatactaaagaaagTTCTTCAAGCTGATAGGAAGTCATGAAATAGTCATTCAAGTCCAATTGCCCAAATGCAGCCATGCTGCACCCAGACTTGTGACCTACAGAGCTGTGAGTTTACAAGTGGATGTAGTTTTAAGCCACTGCATTTGGGGCAACCTATTACATAGCAGTGGAAACGAGCACAGCCTCCTGTGTTGAAGGAAACGCAGGAGCTGATTATACCAGTAGCTGGGTTGCAAAGGAAATGGCATGTGCACTGTCCCGGGGCAGAGTCAGCCTTGAGACCTGGGATGGGAACTTTGAGCGGACACACTTGAATCTTAGGCTGCCAAACTCCCACAAGCCCCTTCCTGGCAGAAGCAGCCCCTCCTTCCTCGCTGGAGGAGCGGGCAGGGGCCTCCCCCGGGGCACAGAGGGCCGCCGGCCACTGCTGCCGCTGCAGGTGCACGTGCTGTCTTCCCTCAACAGGTGCGTCCAGCTCTCAGTTCTTGGACTCTGAACTGGCCTTCTGCCTTATTTTGACTGGAAGAACATGGTGGAAGTGACAGTGTCCCGTGCCGAGCCGTGACCTTGAGAGGCCTGGCAGGGGCAGGAGTTCCCCTGTCACTCTGGAGATTGTCACTCTGGGCTTGCAGCAGTCATTCGTGGAGGTCTTACTTCTTGGTAAGAAGAGCGGgacccgcccctccccgcccggCTCTGCATCATGACAGCTCGGCTCCGAGAGGCTGTGGCC encodes:
- the OPLAH gene encoding 5-oxoprolinase isoform X3, with protein sequence MGVESLSSPHPSSAQGCPPVDDPQASLLTHCLWPGLPGLPAEESLLDSSPVTMGSPEGRFHFAIDRGGTFTDVFAQCPGGHVRVLKLLSEDPANYVDAPTEGIRRILEQEGGMLLPRDRPLDTSRIASIRMGTTVATNALLERRGERVALLVTGGFRDLLHVGTQARADLFDLAVPMPERLYEEVLEVDERVVLYRGEPGAGTPVKGRTGDLLEVQQPVDLGGLRGKLEGLLSRGIHSLAVVLMHSYTWAQHEQQVGALARELGFTHVSLSSEAMPMVRIVPRGHTACADAYLTPTIQRYVQGFCRGFQGQLKDVQVLFMRSDGGLAPMDSFNGSRAVLSGPAGGVVGYSATTYQVEGGHPVIGFDMGGTSTDVSRYAGEFEHVFEASTAGVTLQAPQLDINTVAAGGGSRLFFRSGLFVVGPESAGAHPGPACYRKGGPATLTDANLVLGRLLPASFPHIFGPGEDQSLSPEASRKALEAVATEVNSFLTNGPCPASPLSLEEVAMGFVRVANEAMCRPIRALTQARGHDPSAHVLACFGGAGGQHACAIARALGMDTVHIHRHSGLLSALGLALADVVHEAQEPCSLPYAPETFVQLDQRLSRLEEQCVDTLRAQGFPRAQISTESFLHLRYQGTDCALMVSAHQHPATARSPRAGDFGAGFVERYMREFGFIIPERPVVVDDVRVRGTGHSSLRLEYSPKAQSGPPRVDKMTRCYFEGGYQETPVYLLGELGNGHKLQGPCLIIDSNSTILVEPACQAEMTETGDIRISVGAEAPSTVGAQLDPIHLSIFSHRFMSIAEQMGRILQRTAISTNIKERLDFSCALFGPDGGLVSNAPHIPVHLGAMQETVQFQIQHLGADLHPGDVLLSNHPSAGGSHLPDLTVITPVFWPGQTRPVFYVASRGHHADIGGITPGSMPPHSTTLQQEGAVFLSFRLVQAGVFQEEAVTEALRAPGKIPGCSGTRNLHDNLSDLRAQVAANQKGIQLVGELIGQYGLDVVQAYMGHIQANAELAVRDMLRAFGTSRQARGLPLEVSAEDHMDDGSPIRLRVQINLSQGSAVFDFSGTGPEVFGNLNAPRAVTLSALIYCLRCLVGRDIPLNQGCLAPVRVVIPKGSILDPSPEAAVVGGNVLTSQRVVDVILGAFGACAASQGCMNNVTLGNAHMGYYETVAGGAGAGPGWHGRSGVHSHMTNTRITDPEILESRYPVILRRFELRLGSGGRGRFRGGDGVIRELLFREEALLSVLTERRAFQPYGLMGGEPGTRGLNLLIRKDGRTVNLGGKTSVPVSPGDVFCLHTPGGGGYGDPEDPAPLPASLLQPLAFPERGSVYEYRRAQETV
- the OPLAH gene encoding 5-oxoprolinase isoform X1; amino-acid sequence: MGVESLSSPHPSSAQGCPPVDDPQASLLTHCLWPGLPGLPAEESLLDSSPVTMGSPEGRFHFAIDRGGTFTDVFAQCPGGHVRVLKLLSEDPANYVDAPTEGIRRILEQEGGMLLPRDRPLDTSRIASIRMGTTVATNALLERRGERVALLVTGGFRDLLHVGTQARADLFDLAVPMPERLYEEVLEVDERVVLYRGEPGAGTPVKGTDARVLGRRATGPDGPLMGQRRASLQAAQGTCWRCSSLWTWGACEGSWRGSCPEASTAWPWCSCTHTRECGLAGGAGGGGASGWAGSSAAIGRHHRWAQHEQQVGALARELGFTHVSLSSEAMPMVRIVPRGHTACADAYLTPTIQRYVQGFCRGFQGQLKDVQVLFMRSDGGLAPMDSFNGSRAVLSGPAGGVVGYSATTYQVEGGHPVIGFDMGGTSTDVSRYAGEFEHVFEASTAGVTLQAPQLDINTVAAGGGSRLFFRSGLFVVGPESAGAHPGPACYRKGGPATLTDANLVLGRLLPASFPHIFGPGEDQSLSPEASRKALEAVATEVNSFLTNGPCPASPLSLEEVAMGFVRVANEAMCRPIRALTQARGHDPSAHVLACFGGAGGQHACAIARALGMDTVHIHRHSGLLSALGLALADVVHEAQEPCSLPYAPETFVQLDQRLSRLEEQCVDTLRAQGFPRAQISTESFLHLRYQGTDCALMVSAHQHPATARSPRAGDFGAGFVERYMREFGFIIPERPVVVDDVRVRGTGHSSLRLEYSPKAQSGPPRVDKMTRCYFEGGYQETPVYLLGELGNGHKLQGPCLIIDSNSTILVEPACQAEMTETGDIRISVGAEAPSTVGAQLDPIHLSIFSHRFMSIAEQMGRILQRTAISTNIKERLDFSCALFGPDGGLVSNAPHIPVHLGAMQETVQFQIQHLGADLHPGDVLLSNHPSAGGSHLPDLTVITPVFWPGQTRPVFYVASRGHHADIGGITPGSMPPHSTTLQQEGAVFLSFRLVQAGVFQEEAVTEALRAPGKIPGCSGTRNLHDNLSDLRAQVAANQKGIQLVGELIGQYGLDVVQAYMGHIQVGLGEGASRQLCACPGQVDGGGGHLAPLEGGVAVTEHTPHQANAELAVRDMLRAFGTSRQARGLPLEVSAEDHMDDGSPIRLRVQINLSQGSAVFDFSGTGPEVFGNLNAPRAVTLSALIYCLRCLVGRDIPLNQGCLAPVRVVIPKGSILDPSPEAAVVGGNVLTSQRVVDVILGAFGACAASQGCMNNVTLGNAHMGYYETVAGGAGAGPGWHGRSGVHSHMTNTRITDPEILESRYPVILRRFELRLGSGGRGRFRGGDGVIRELLFREEALLSVLTERRAFQPYGLMGGEPGTRGLNLLIRKDGRTVNLGGKTSVPVSPGDVFCLHTPGGGGYGDPEDPAPLPASLLQPLAFPERGSVYEYRRAQETV
- the OPLAH gene encoding 5-oxoprolinase isoform X2 — protein: MGVESLSSPHPSSAQGCPPVDDPQASLLTHCLWPGLPGLPAEESLLDSSPVTMGSPEGRFHFAIDRGGTFTDVFAQCPGGHVRVLKLLSEDPANYVDAPTEGIRRILEQEGGMLLPRDRPLDTSRIASIRMGTTVATNALLERRGERVALLVTGGFRDLLHVGTQARADLFDLAVPMPERLYEEVLEVDERVVLYRGEPGAGTPVKGRTGDLLEVQQPVDLGGLRGKLEGLLSRGIHSLAVVLMHSYTWAQHEQQVGALARELGFTHVSLSSEAMPMVRIVPRGHTACADAYLTPTIQRYVQGFCRGFQGQLKDVQVLFMRSDGGLAPMDSFNGSRAVLSGPAGGVVGYSATTYQVEGGHPVIGFDMGGTSTDVSRYAGEFEHVFEASTAGVTLQAPQLDINTVAAGGGSRLFFRSGLFVVGPESAGAHPGPACYRKAPHRAHLPGGPATLTDANLVLGRLLPASFPHIFGPGEDQSLSPEASRKALEAVATEVNSFLTNGPCPASPLSLEEVAMGFVRVANEAMCRPIRALTQARGHDPSAHVLACFGGAGGQHACAIARALGMDTVHIHRHSGLLSALGLALADVVHEAQEPCSLPYAPETFVQLDQRLSRLEEQCVDTLRAQGFPRAQISTESFLHLRYQGTDCALMVSAHQHPATARSPRAGDFGAGFVERYMREFGFIIPERPVVVDDVRVRGTGHSSLRLEYSPKAQSGPPRVDKMTRCYFEGGYQETPVYLLGELGNGHKLQGPCLIIDSNSTILVEPACQAEMTETGDIRISVGAEAPSTVGAQLDPIHLSIFSHRFMSIAEQMGRILQRTAISTNIKERLDFSCALFGPDGGLVSNAPHIPVHLGAMQETVQFQIQHLGADLHPGDVLLSNHPSAGGSHLPDLTVITPVFWPGQTRPVFYVASRGHHADIGGITPGSMPPHSTTLQQEGAVFLSFRLVQAGVFQEEAVTEALRAPGKIPGCSGTRNLHDNLSDLRAQVAANQKGIQLVGELIGQYGLDVVQAYMGHIQANAELAVRDMLRAFGTSRQARGLPLEVSAEDHMDDGSPIRLRVQINLSQGSAVFDFSGTGPEVFGNLNAPRAVTLSALIYCLRCLVGRDIPLNQGCLAPVRVVIPKGSILDPSPEAAVVGGNVLTSQRVVDVILGAFGACAASQGCMNNVTLGNAHMGYYETVAGGAGAGPGWHGRSGVHSHMTNTRITDPEILESRYPVILRRFELRLGSGGRGRFRGGDGVIRELLFREEALLSVLTERRAFQPYGLMGGEPGTRGLNLLIRKDGRTVNLGGKTSVPVSPGDVFCLHTPGGGGYGDPEDPAPLPASLLQPLAFPERGSVYEYRRAQETV